A stretch of the Vanacampus margaritifer isolate UIUO_Vmar chromosome 6, RoL_Vmar_1.0, whole genome shotgun sequence genome encodes the following:
- the snapc5 gene encoding snRNA-activating protein complex subunit 5, producing the protein MHSRLQELKKEEETLLKIKVMLQDQLNRLKFEEGALKSIIRAQTEEAQPECPSPETEDVNLDDENKINCTKLLLNTAVDYEMEEEEEEDEDEDEEEEEENEDDNNEFGFVPDGDYEEQEDDDDY; encoded by the exons ATGCACAGCCGTCTACAAGAGttaaaaaaggaagaggagacTCTCCTCAAAATCAAAGTTATGCTACAAGACCAGCTAAACAGGTTAAAG TTTGAAGAAGGTGCCTTGAAATCAATCATAAGAGCTCAAACTGAGGAAGCACAACCTGAATGCCCATCTCCAGAAACTGAG GATGTCAACCTTGACGACGAAAACAAGATTAACTGCACCAAACTTCTGCTGAACACCGCTGTTGATTATgaaatggaggaggaagaggaagaagacgaggacgaagatgaggaggaggaagaggagaatgaAGATGACAACAATGAGTTTGGGTTTGTGCCTGATGGGGATTATGAAGAACAAGAAGATGATGACGATTACTGA